One Glycine max cultivar Williams 82 chromosome 6, Glycine_max_v4.0, whole genome shotgun sequence DNA segment encodes these proteins:
- the LOC121174997 gene encoding secreted RxLR effector protein 161-like, with amino-acid sequence MEKCSASPVPIQKGDKFSLAQCPKNDLEQKQMEEIPYASVVGSIMYAQTCTRPDISFATGTLGRYQSNPGMEHWKAAKKVLRYLQGTKDHMLTYKRSDHLEVIGYSDSDFAGCVDTRKSTLGFVFLLAGGAISWKSAKQSVVAASTMEAEFVAYFMNVTVVGIRAL; translated from the exons ATGGAAAAGTGCTCAGCATCTCCCGTTCCAATTcagaaaggagacaaatttagtctcgcaCAATGTCCTAAAAATGATCTGGAACAGAAGCAAATGGAAGAAATTCcgtatgcatcagttgttggGAGTATTATGTATGCTCAGACCTGCACTCGACCAGATATAAGCTTTGCAACTGGAACGttgggaagatatcaaagtaatccaggAATGGAACATtggaaagctgcaaagaaagttCTGAGATACTTACAGGGAACAAAAGACCACATGCTTACATATAAGAGGTCTGATCACCTAGAGGTGATTGGATAttcagactcagactttgctggatGTGTGGATACAAGAAAATCCACTCTTGGCTTTGTATTTCTCTTAGCCGGAGGAGCAATATCGTGGAAGAGTGCAAAACAATCCGTTGTTGCTGCATCCACCATGGAAGCtgaatttgtagcat ACTTCATGAATGTGACCGTTGTAGGGATCAGAgccttatga
- the LOC100790625 gene encoding Protein arginine N-methyltransferase PRMT10-like (The RefSeq protein has 1 substitution compared to this genomic sequence) encodes MGTSANAVAGGRGGAPVPKDVDYANYFCTYAFLYHQKEMLSDRVRMDAYFDAIFQNKRHFAGKTVLDVGTGSGILAIWSAQAGARKVYAVEATKMSEHARALVKANNLQDVVEVIEGSMEEITLPEKVDVIISEWMGYFLLRESMFDSVINARDRWLKPTGVMYPSHARMWMAPIRTGIVDHKLGDYESTMDDWHHFVDETKTYYGVDMSTLTRPFSEEQRKYYLQTSLWNNLHPHQVVGTAGIIKEIDCLTATVADIEKVRSDFSMSITVDNTKLCGFGGWFDVHFRGRSEDPAEQEIELTTAPSVNYGTHWGQQVFLLHSPMHLSEGDDLRVSFLMSRSKENHRLMEVELGCEIHQHSGKLLAPFKNKYYIE; translated from the exons ATGGGAACCTCTGCGAACGCTGTCGCAGGTGGTCGTGGCGGCGCCCCTGTCCCCAAAGACGTCGACTACGCTAATTACTTCTGCACCTATGCTTTCCTCTACCACCAGAAGGAGATGCTCTCCGACCGCGTTCGCATGGACGCTTACTTCGACGccatttttcaaaacaaacgCCACTTCGCTGGCAAG ACTGTTTTGGATGTGGGGACTGGAAGTGGCATTCTTGCTATATGGTCGGCACAAGCGGGTGCGAGGAAGGTGTATGCAGTGGAAGCAACCAAGATGTCAGAACATGCGCGTGCACTTGTCAAAGCGAATAATCTCCAGGATGTAGTTGAGGTCATTGAGGGATCGATGGAGGAAATTACCTTGCCAGAGAAAG TTGATGTGATCATCTCTGAATGGATGGGTTATTTTCTTCTGCGTGAATCTATGTTTGATTCAGTTATAAATGCTCGTGACCGCTGGCTCAAACCAACAGGAGTGAT GTATCCTAGTCATGCTCGCATGTGGATGGCACCTATCCGGACTGGGATAGTAGATCACAAATTGGGCGATTACGAGTCGACTATGGATGATTGGCACCACTTTGTTGATGAAACAAAAACCTACTATGGTGTTGATATGAGCACTTTAACGAGGCCTTTTTCGGAGGAGCAGAGAAAATACTATCTACAG ACATCATTGTGGAACAACCTTCATCCACATCAAGTCGTAGGAACTGCTGGTATAATAAAGGAAATTGATTGTTTAACTGCCACGGTGGCTGACATAGAGAAAGTCAGATCAGATTTTTCAATGTCAATAACCGTGGATAACACAAAGTTATGTGGATTTGGAGGGTGGTTTGATGTACATTTTCGG GGAAGAAGTGAGGATCCAGCTGAACAAGAGATTGAGTTAACCACAGCTCCCAGTGTAAATTATGGTACACACTGGGGCCAACAG GTTTTCCTCTTGCATCCTCCCATGCATCTGAGTGAAGGTGATGATTTAAGGGTTTCTTTTCTAATGAGTCGCTCAAAGGAAAACCATCGTTTGATGGAGGTTGAACTTGGATGTGAGATTCATCAGCATTCTGGCAAGCTACTTGCACCTTTCAAAAATAAGTACTACATTGAATAA